In Achromobacter spanius, the following proteins share a genomic window:
- the gpmA gene encoding 2,3-diphosphoglycerate-dependent phosphoglycerate mutase — protein sequence MHKLVLMRHGESQWNLENRFTGWTDVDLTETGREQARKAGELLKKEGYTFDLAYSSVLKRAIRTLWIALDAMDAMYTPVGVNWRLNERHYGALQGLNKAETAAKYGDEQVLIWRRAYAIAPEPLSLDDERHPRFDSRYAKIPADQLPATECLKDTVDRVLPFWNDSIAPAIRAGRKVLIAAHGNSLRALIKHLDNVSDDDIVNLNIPTGQPLVYELDDDLRPIRHYYLGDAAEIEAAMAAVAAQGKAKKD from the coding sequence ATGCATAAACTTGTTCTCATGCGCCACGGCGAAAGCCAGTGGAATCTGGAAAACCGCTTCACCGGCTGGACCGACGTCGACCTGACCGAAACCGGCCGTGAACAGGCCCGTAAAGCCGGTGAGCTGCTGAAGAAAGAAGGCTATACCTTCGACCTGGCCTACTCGTCGGTGCTCAAGCGCGCCATCCGCACGCTGTGGATCGCGCTGGATGCCATGGACGCCATGTACACCCCCGTGGGCGTGAACTGGCGCCTGAACGAACGCCACTACGGCGCGCTGCAGGGCTTGAACAAAGCCGAAACCGCCGCCAAGTATGGCGACGAGCAAGTGCTGATCTGGCGCCGTGCCTACGCCATCGCCCCGGAACCGCTGTCGCTGGACGACGAACGCCACCCGCGTTTCGACAGCCGCTACGCCAAGATCCCGGCCGACCAGCTGCCCGCCACCGAATGCCTGAAAGACACCGTGGACCGCGTGCTGCCGTTCTGGAATGATTCGATCGCCCCGGCCATCCGCGCCGGCCGCAAGGTGCTGATCGCCGCCCACGGCAACAGCCTGCGCGCGCTGATCAAGCACCTGGACAACGTCTCGGACGACGACATCGTCAACCTGAACATCCCGACCGGCCAGCCGCTGGTCTACGAATTGGATGATGACCTGCGCCCGATCCGCCACTATTATCTGGGCGATGCCGCCGAGATCGAGGCGGCCATGGCTGCGGTTGCCGCCCAAGGCAAGGCTAAGAAGGACTGA